The Drosophila innubila isolate TH190305 chromosome 3R unlocalized genomic scaffold, UK_Dinn_1.0 2_E_3R, whole genome shotgun sequence genome has a segment encoding these proteins:
- the LOC117789668 gene encoding uncharacterized protein LOC117789668 has product MQPFIVIRNYREDDELKCQELVRDYIMSFSTKSFFIFCFREITLQFIVITWAIFFIFLGVPLLFCVLTIPGCIFFLFTSTYFSFYAKAVELMRMKPSQSLVAECYEPFIFRCAPNEASYQIFMDNVPFEEAYKNKFRRRIVATISVKNHNAVYNAAWIYRFAVAKNYPLQKIMEPMINLVSKNCVNAGYASLECTISEWQESERDFYDDLGFVTRQIYHKQIIGSSLTVMKTQLTYNLRTDDTLQKQN; this is encoded by the exons ATGCAAccttttattgttattcgcAACTACCGGGAAGATGACGAGCTCAAATGCCAGGAGCTGGTGCGGGATTACATTATGTCATTCTCGACAAAATCATTCTTTATCTTCTGTTTTCGAGAG ATAACACTGCAGTTCATAGTCATCACTTGGGccatatttttcatttttctgggAGTGCCGCTGCTATTCTGCGTCCTTACAATACCCGGCTGCATATTCTTTCTATTCACGAGCACCTACTTCTCCTTTTACGCCAAGGCTGTGGAACTAATGAGG ATGAAGCCGTCACAATCATTAGTCGCCGAGTGCTATGAACCGTTCATATTTCGCTGCGCACCCAACGAGGCTAGTTATCAGATATTTATGGATAATGTTCCATTTGAAGAGGCTTACAAGAATAAATTTCGACGACGCATTGTGGCCACGATTAGTGTAAAGAATCATAATGCCGTATACAATGCGGCCTGGATATATCGTTTTGCCGTTGCTAAGAACTATCCGCTTCAAAAGATCATGGAGCCAATGATTAACCTGGTCTCAAAGAACTGTGTCAATGCCGGCTACGCCTCCCTCGAGTGCACCATATCTGAGTGGCAGGAAAGCGAACGTGACTTCTATGACGATCTCGGCTTTGTCACACGACAAATCTATCACAAACAGATCATCGGCAGCAGCTTGACGGTGATGAAGACGCAGCTGACGTACAATCTACGCACAGATGACACGttgcaaaagcaaaactaG
- the LOC117789667 gene encoding actin-binding LIM protein 3 isoform X2, whose protein sequence is MGKQKIYCAKCTKKCSGEVLRVADNHFHKACFQCCQCKKSLATGGFFTKDGSYYCIPDYQRLYGTKCATCQQYVEGEVVSTMGKTYHQKCFTCSKCQQPFKSGSKVTNTGKEVLCEQCVSGGTGASASGSPARQAATTSPAPPAESPTRATAHQQVTSGVLSHKAHLKEDYDPNDCAGCGELLKEGQALVALDRQWHVWCFRCKACNAVLNGEYMGKDAVPYCEKCYQKSFGVKCAYCNRFISGKVLQAGDNHHFHPTCARCTKCGDPFGDGEEMYLQGSAIWHPRCGPGPSESGIILNGSGGGRPGTTSVTGGASNGNFTDTECDRMSSSALSDMHYRTVSPGLILREYGRPIGEDISRIYTYSYLTDAPHYLRKPIDPYDKTPLSPHFHRPASYATTSNAGSVAGSRPPSRPHSRTRSAMKVLVDAIRSETPRPKSPGMNNEEPIELSHYPAAKKPPPGEQPKIERDDFPAPPYPYTDPERRRRYSDTYKGVPVSDDDDEENENGENGKRTNGKAKNGEEQIRLQREAEQLEKLNSGIGSVIAKDLKEQAKYRKWKQNNLDPRNASRTPSASKEPIYKLRYESPIGASPSRNLDHQKPFYEDEMFDRSTSYRGSLGKSLGNAPSYNAIHSYRSPPKPGYGFKTTTLPPYIRNGYSSDFSYGGLGDKTHSTDLSCGKSEASVDSITEGDRRALMGGDLPASSTYSGALSYHYPQAGLIRRSLPNMAHSMLVHEPAKIYPYHILLITNYRLPSDVDRCNLERHLSDIEFEHILQCARSEFYRLPQWRRNELKRRVKLF, encoded by the exons GTAAACAAAAGATCTACTGTGCGAAATGCACAAAAAAGTGCTCGGGCGAGGTTCTTCGGGTGGCTGACAATCATTTCCACAAGGCGTGCTTCCAGTGCTGCCAGTGCAAGAAGTCCTTGGCAACGGGAGGATTCTTTACAAAGGATGGCTCCTATTATTGCATACCCGACTACCAGCGACTGTATGGCACCAAGTGTGCCACATGCCAGCAGTATGTGGAGGGCGAGGTGGTCAGCACGATGGGCAAGACGTATCATCAGAAATGCTTCACGTGCTCCAAGTGCCAGCAGCCGTTCAAGTCTGGCAGCAAAGTGACCAACACGGGCAAGGAGGTGCTCTGCGAGCAGTGTGTCTCGGGCGGCACTGGAGCCAGTGCGTCTGGTTCGCCGGCACGTCAGGCGGCTACGACGTCGCCGGCACCGCCGGCAGAGAGTCCAACGAGGGCGACGGCGCATCAGCAGGTGACGAGCGGAGTTCTGTCGCACAAGGCGCATCTGAAGGAGGATTACGATCCCAATGATTGTGCTGGCTGTGGGGAGCTGCTAAAGGAGGGTCAGGCACTGGTCGCCTTGGACAGGCAGTGGCATGTCTGGTGCTTCCGTTGCAAGGCCTGCAATGCGGTGCTCAATGGCGAGTATATGGGCAAGGATGCGGTGCCCTATTGCGAGAAGTGCTATCAGAAGAGCTTTGGCGTCAAGTGCGCCTATTGCAATCGCTTCATCAGCGGCAAGGTGCTCCAAGCCGGCGACAACCATCACTTCCATCCAACCTGTGCCCGCTGCACCAAGTGCGGCGATCCATTTGGCGATGGCGAGGAAATGTACCTGCAGGGAAGCGCCATTTGGCATCCACGCTGCGGACCCGGACCGTCCGAGTCCGGCATCATCCTTAATGGCAGCGGTGGGGGCAGGCCAGGTACCACCTCCGTCACGGGCGGTGCATCCAATGGCAACTTCACAGACACCGAGTGTGATCGCATGAGTTCAAGTGCTCTCAGCGACATG CATTATCGCACTGTCAGTCCGGGTCTGATATTGCGGGAATATGGACGACCGATTGGCGAGGATATATCGCGCATTTATACCTACAGCTATCTGACAGATGCGCCTCACTATCTGCGCAAGCCAATCGATCCGTATGACAAGACACCGCTGTCTCCGCATTTCCATAGGCCCGCCTCCTATGCAACGACCAGTAATGCGGGCTCCGTTGCCGGCAGCCGTCCGCCATCGCGTCCTCATTCACGTACGCGTAGTGCCATGAAGGTCTTGGTGGATGCCATCCGCTCGGAGACGCCGCGACCCAAGAGTCCGGGTATGAACAACGAGGAACCGATTGAACTGTCGCATTATCCGGCGGCCAAGAAACCGCCACCAGGTGAGCAGCCCAAGATCGAAAGAGATGATTTCCCAGCACCGCCCTATCCCTATACGGATCCGGAGCGCAGGCGACGCTACAGTGACACCTACAAGGGTGTGCCCGTCTcggatgacgatgatgaggaGAACGAAAATGGCGAAAATGGCAAACGGACCAATGGCAAAGCCAAAAATGGCGAAGAGCAAAT ACGGCTGCAACGCGAGGCTGAGCAGCTGGAGAAGCTCAACTCGGGCATTGGCTCGGTCATTGCAAAGGACCTCAAAGAGCAGGCCAAGTACAGGAAATGGAAGCAAAATAATCTAGATCCTCGTAATGCTTCACGAACGCCTTCAGCATCCAAGGAGCCGATATACAAGTTGAG ATACGAATCACCCATTGGTGCCTCACCTTCACGCAATCTGGATCATCAGAAGCCCTTCTATGAGGATGAGATGTTTGATCGTTCAACCAGCTATCGCGGCTCCCTGGGCAAATCTCTGGGCAATGCGCCCAGCTACAATG CCATACATTCCTATCGCTCGCCGCCCAAGCCCGGATATGGATTTAAAACGACCACCTTGCCGCCCTACATACGCAACGGTTACAGCTCC GACTTTTCCTATGGAGGTCTGGGTGACAAGACACATAGCACAGATCTAAGCTGCGGCAAATCAGAGG CTTCAGTTGATTCGATTACTGAGGGCGATAGACGTGCCCTAATGGGCGGAGATTTGCCGGCGTCAAGCACATATTCTGGCGCATTGTCCTATCATTATCCGCAGGCAGGACTCATCCGACGTAGTCTGCCCAACATGGCGCACTCGATGCTGGTGCACGAGCCTGCCAAAATTTATCCTTATCACATTTTGCTTATTACGAACTATCGTCTACCATCAGACGTTGATCGCTGCAACCTGGAG CGTCATTTGTCAGACATCGAGTTCGAGCATATCTTGCAGTGCGCAAGATCGGAGTTTTATAGGCTGCCCCAGTGGAGGCGCAATGAGCTTAAGCGACGTGTGAAGCTCTTCTAA
- the LOC117789667 gene encoding actin-binding LIM protein 3 isoform X3, whose protein sequence is MGKQKIYCAKCTKKCSGEVLRVADNHFHKACFQCCQCKKSLATGGFFTKDGSYYCIPDYQRLYGTKCATCQQYVEGEVVSTMGKTYHQKCFTCSKCQQPFKSGSKVTNTGKEVLCEQCVSGGTGASASGSPARQAATTSPAPPAESPTRATAHQQVTSGVLSHKAHLKEDYDPNDCAGCGELLKEGQALVALDRQWHVWCFRCKACNAVLNGEYMGKDAVPYCEKCYQKSFGVKCAYCNRFISGKVLQAGDNHHFHPTCARCTKCGDPFGDGEEMYLQGSAIWHPRCGPGPSESGIILNGSGGGRPGTTSVTGGASNGNFTDTECDRMSSSALSDMYIRSRTPSFNGSLYSSSRKHYRTVSPGLILREYGRPIGEDISRIYTYSYLTDAPHYLRKPIDPYDKTPLSPHFHRPASYATTSNAGSVAGSRPPSRPHSRTRSAMKVLVDAIRSETPRPKSPGMNNEEPIELSHYPAAKKPPPGEQPKIERDDFPAPPYPYTDPERRRRYSDTYKGVPVSDDDDEENENGENGKRTNGKAKNGEEQIRLQREAEQLEKLNSGIGSVIAKDLKEQAKYRKWKQNNLDPRNASRTPSASKEPIYKLRYESPIGASPSRNLDHQKPFYEDEMFDRSTSYRGSLGKSLGNAPSYNVVSALRHVPKPGYGLAPRSHTFSSTTSAAVTMHGVTDFSYGGLGDKTHSTDLSCGKSEASVDSITEGDRRALMGGDLPASSTYSGALSYHYPQAGLIRRSLPNMAHSMLVHEPAKIYPYHILLITNYRLPSDVDRCNLERHLSDIEFEHILQCARSEFYRLPQWRRNELKRRVKLF, encoded by the exons GTAAACAAAAGATCTACTGTGCGAAATGCACAAAAAAGTGCTCGGGCGAGGTTCTTCGGGTGGCTGACAATCATTTCCACAAGGCGTGCTTCCAGTGCTGCCAGTGCAAGAAGTCCTTGGCAACGGGAGGATTCTTTACAAAGGATGGCTCCTATTATTGCATACCCGACTACCAGCGACTGTATGGCACCAAGTGTGCCACATGCCAGCAGTATGTGGAGGGCGAGGTGGTCAGCACGATGGGCAAGACGTATCATCAGAAATGCTTCACGTGCTCCAAGTGCCAGCAGCCGTTCAAGTCTGGCAGCAAAGTGACCAACACGGGCAAGGAGGTGCTCTGCGAGCAGTGTGTCTCGGGCGGCACTGGAGCCAGTGCGTCTGGTTCGCCGGCACGTCAGGCGGCTACGACGTCGCCGGCACCGCCGGCAGAGAGTCCAACGAGGGCGACGGCGCATCAGCAGGTGACGAGCGGAGTTCTGTCGCACAAGGCGCATCTGAAGGAGGATTACGATCCCAATGATTGTGCTGGCTGTGGGGAGCTGCTAAAGGAGGGTCAGGCACTGGTCGCCTTGGACAGGCAGTGGCATGTCTGGTGCTTCCGTTGCAAGGCCTGCAATGCGGTGCTCAATGGCGAGTATATGGGCAAGGATGCGGTGCCCTATTGCGAGAAGTGCTATCAGAAGAGCTTTGGCGTCAAGTGCGCCTATTGCAATCGCTTCATCAGCGGCAAGGTGCTCCAAGCCGGCGACAACCATCACTTCCATCCAACCTGTGCCCGCTGCACCAAGTGCGGCGATCCATTTGGCGATGGCGAGGAAATGTACCTGCAGGGAAGCGCCATTTGGCATCCACGCTGCGGACCCGGACCGTCCGAGTCCGGCATCATCCTTAATGGCAGCGGTGGGGGCAGGCCAGGTACCACCTCCGTCACGGGCGGTGCATCCAATGGCAACTTCACAGACACCGAGTGTGATCGCATGAGTTCAAGTGCTCTCAGCGACATG TACATCCGCTCCAGAACACCGAGCTTTAATGGTTCACTTTATTCCTCTAGCCGCaag CATTATCGCACTGTCAGTCCGGGTCTGATATTGCGGGAATATGGACGACCGATTGGCGAGGATATATCGCGCATTTATACCTACAGCTATCTGACAGATGCGCCTCACTATCTGCGCAAGCCAATCGATCCGTATGACAAGACACCGCTGTCTCCGCATTTCCATAGGCCCGCCTCCTATGCAACGACCAGTAATGCGGGCTCCGTTGCCGGCAGCCGTCCGCCATCGCGTCCTCATTCACGTACGCGTAGTGCCATGAAGGTCTTGGTGGATGCCATCCGCTCGGAGACGCCGCGACCCAAGAGTCCGGGTATGAACAACGAGGAACCGATTGAACTGTCGCATTATCCGGCGGCCAAGAAACCGCCACCAGGTGAGCAGCCCAAGATCGAAAGAGATGATTTCCCAGCACCGCCCTATCCCTATACGGATCCGGAGCGCAGGCGACGCTACAGTGACACCTACAAGGGTGTGCCCGTCTcggatgacgatgatgaggaGAACGAAAATGGCGAAAATGGCAAACGGACCAATGGCAAAGCCAAAAATGGCGAAGAGCAAAT ACGGCTGCAACGCGAGGCTGAGCAGCTGGAGAAGCTCAACTCGGGCATTGGCTCGGTCATTGCAAAGGACCTCAAAGAGCAGGCCAAGTACAGGAAATGGAAGCAAAATAATCTAGATCCTCGTAATGCTTCACGAACGCCTTCAGCATCCAAGGAGCCGATATACAAGTTGAG ATACGAATCACCCATTGGTGCCTCACCTTCACGCAATCTGGATCATCAGAAGCCCTTCTATGAGGATGAGATGTTTGATCGTTCAACCAGCTATCGCGGCTCCCTGGGCAAATCTCTGGGCAATGCGCCCAGCTACAATG TGGTGAGCGCCCTGCGTCATGTGCCCAAACCCGGATACGGCTTGGCTCCACGCTCTCACACATTCAGTTCCACAACATCAGCCGCCGTCACGATGCATGGTGTCACT GACTTTTCCTATGGAGGTCTGGGTGACAAGACACATAGCACAGATCTAAGCTGCGGCAAATCAGAGG CTTCAGTTGATTCGATTACTGAGGGCGATAGACGTGCCCTAATGGGCGGAGATTTGCCGGCGTCAAGCACATATTCTGGCGCATTGTCCTATCATTATCCGCAGGCAGGACTCATCCGACGTAGTCTGCCCAACATGGCGCACTCGATGCTGGTGCACGAGCCTGCCAAAATTTATCCTTATCACATTTTGCTTATTACGAACTATCGTCTACCATCAGACGTTGATCGCTGCAACCTGGAG CGTCATTTGTCAGACATCGAGTTCGAGCATATCTTGCAGTGCGCAAGATCGGAGTTTTATAGGCTGCCCCAGTGGAGGCGCAATGAGCTTAAGCGACGTGTGAAGCTCTTCTAA
- the LOC117789667 gene encoding actin-binding LIM protein 3 isoform X1, with product MGKQKIYCAKCTKKCSGEVLRVADNHFHKACFQCCQCKKSLATGGFFTKDGSYYCIPDYQRLYGTKCATCQQYVEGEVVSTMGKTYHQKCFTCSKCQQPFKSGSKVTNTGKEVLCEQCVSGGTGASASGSPARQAATTSPAPPAESPTRATAHQQVTSGVLSHKAHLKEDYDPNDCAGCGELLKEGQALVALDRQWHVWCFRCKACNAVLNGEYMGKDAVPYCEKCYQKSFGVKCAYCNRFISGKVLQAGDNHHFHPTCARCTKCGDPFGDGEEMYLQGSAIWHPRCGPGPSESGIILNGSGGGRPGTTSVTGGASNGNFTDTECDRMSSSALSDMYIRSRTPSFNGSLYSSSRKHYRTVSPGLILREYGRPIGEDISRIYTYSYLTDAPHYLRKPIDPYDKTPLSPHFHRPASYATTSNAGSVAGSRPPSRPHSRTRSAMKVLVDAIRSETPRPKSPGMNNEEPIELSHYPAAKKPPPGEQPKIERDDFPAPPYPYTDPERRRRYSDTYKGVPVSDDDDEENENGENGKRTNGKAKNGEEQIRLQREAEQLEKLNSGIGSVIAKDLKEQAKYRKWKQNNLDPRNASRTPSASKEPIYKLRYESPIGASPSRNLDHQKPFYEDEMFDRSTSYRGSLGKSLGNAPSYNAIHSYRSPPKPGYGFKTTTLPPYIRNGYSSDFSYGGLGDKTHSTDLSCGKSEASVDSITEGDRRALMGGDLPASSTYSGALSYHYPQAGLIRRSLPNMAHSMLVHEPAKIYPYHILLITNYRLPSDVDRCNLERHLSDIEFEHILQCARSEFYRLPQWRRNELKRRVKLF from the exons GTAAACAAAAGATCTACTGTGCGAAATGCACAAAAAAGTGCTCGGGCGAGGTTCTTCGGGTGGCTGACAATCATTTCCACAAGGCGTGCTTCCAGTGCTGCCAGTGCAAGAAGTCCTTGGCAACGGGAGGATTCTTTACAAAGGATGGCTCCTATTATTGCATACCCGACTACCAGCGACTGTATGGCACCAAGTGTGCCACATGCCAGCAGTATGTGGAGGGCGAGGTGGTCAGCACGATGGGCAAGACGTATCATCAGAAATGCTTCACGTGCTCCAAGTGCCAGCAGCCGTTCAAGTCTGGCAGCAAAGTGACCAACACGGGCAAGGAGGTGCTCTGCGAGCAGTGTGTCTCGGGCGGCACTGGAGCCAGTGCGTCTGGTTCGCCGGCACGTCAGGCGGCTACGACGTCGCCGGCACCGCCGGCAGAGAGTCCAACGAGGGCGACGGCGCATCAGCAGGTGACGAGCGGAGTTCTGTCGCACAAGGCGCATCTGAAGGAGGATTACGATCCCAATGATTGTGCTGGCTGTGGGGAGCTGCTAAAGGAGGGTCAGGCACTGGTCGCCTTGGACAGGCAGTGGCATGTCTGGTGCTTCCGTTGCAAGGCCTGCAATGCGGTGCTCAATGGCGAGTATATGGGCAAGGATGCGGTGCCCTATTGCGAGAAGTGCTATCAGAAGAGCTTTGGCGTCAAGTGCGCCTATTGCAATCGCTTCATCAGCGGCAAGGTGCTCCAAGCCGGCGACAACCATCACTTCCATCCAACCTGTGCCCGCTGCACCAAGTGCGGCGATCCATTTGGCGATGGCGAGGAAATGTACCTGCAGGGAAGCGCCATTTGGCATCCACGCTGCGGACCCGGACCGTCCGAGTCCGGCATCATCCTTAATGGCAGCGGTGGGGGCAGGCCAGGTACCACCTCCGTCACGGGCGGTGCATCCAATGGCAACTTCACAGACACCGAGTGTGATCGCATGAGTTCAAGTGCTCTCAGCGACATG TACATCCGCTCCAGAACACCGAGCTTTAATGGTTCACTTTATTCCTCTAGCCGCaag CATTATCGCACTGTCAGTCCGGGTCTGATATTGCGGGAATATGGACGACCGATTGGCGAGGATATATCGCGCATTTATACCTACAGCTATCTGACAGATGCGCCTCACTATCTGCGCAAGCCAATCGATCCGTATGACAAGACACCGCTGTCTCCGCATTTCCATAGGCCCGCCTCCTATGCAACGACCAGTAATGCGGGCTCCGTTGCCGGCAGCCGTCCGCCATCGCGTCCTCATTCACGTACGCGTAGTGCCATGAAGGTCTTGGTGGATGCCATCCGCTCGGAGACGCCGCGACCCAAGAGTCCGGGTATGAACAACGAGGAACCGATTGAACTGTCGCATTATCCGGCGGCCAAGAAACCGCCACCAGGTGAGCAGCCCAAGATCGAAAGAGATGATTTCCCAGCACCGCCCTATCCCTATACGGATCCGGAGCGCAGGCGACGCTACAGTGACACCTACAAGGGTGTGCCCGTCTcggatgacgatgatgaggaGAACGAAAATGGCGAAAATGGCAAACGGACCAATGGCAAAGCCAAAAATGGCGAAGAGCAAAT ACGGCTGCAACGCGAGGCTGAGCAGCTGGAGAAGCTCAACTCGGGCATTGGCTCGGTCATTGCAAAGGACCTCAAAGAGCAGGCCAAGTACAGGAAATGGAAGCAAAATAATCTAGATCCTCGTAATGCTTCACGAACGCCTTCAGCATCCAAGGAGCCGATATACAAGTTGAG ATACGAATCACCCATTGGTGCCTCACCTTCACGCAATCTGGATCATCAGAAGCCCTTCTATGAGGATGAGATGTTTGATCGTTCAACCAGCTATCGCGGCTCCCTGGGCAAATCTCTGGGCAATGCGCCCAGCTACAATG CCATACATTCCTATCGCTCGCCGCCCAAGCCCGGATATGGATTTAAAACGACCACCTTGCCGCCCTACATACGCAACGGTTACAGCTCC GACTTTTCCTATGGAGGTCTGGGTGACAAGACACATAGCACAGATCTAAGCTGCGGCAAATCAGAGG CTTCAGTTGATTCGATTACTGAGGGCGATAGACGTGCCCTAATGGGCGGAGATTTGCCGGCGTCAAGCACATATTCTGGCGCATTGTCCTATCATTATCCGCAGGCAGGACTCATCCGACGTAGTCTGCCCAACATGGCGCACTCGATGCTGGTGCACGAGCCTGCCAAAATTTATCCTTATCACATTTTGCTTATTACGAACTATCGTCTACCATCAGACGTTGATCGCTGCAACCTGGAG CGTCATTTGTCAGACATCGAGTTCGAGCATATCTTGCAGTGCGCAAGATCGGAGTTTTATAGGCTGCCCCAGTGGAGGCGCAATGAGCTTAAGCGACGTGTGAAGCTCTTCTAA